A single genomic interval of Fusarium verticillioides 7600 chromosome 8, whole genome shotgun sequence harbors:
- a CDS encoding glucoamylase produces MFTQILYGLTALSALQGQVTASPGGSSLDRFISKEADISIKGVLANIGADGKRAQGAAPGAVVASPSRTDPDYWYTWTRDSALTYKVLVERFIHGDKSLQRKIDEYVSAQAKLQGVTNPSGGPESGGLGEPKFHVNLTAFTGSWGRPQRDGPPLRATALTLYANWLVSHGDRSKAVNKVWPVIEKDLAYTVKFWNRTGYDLWEEVNGSSFFTLSASHRALVEGAALAKKLGKSCSDCATNAPRVLCFMQSFWTGSYIDSNINVNDGRKGLDANSILSSIHTFDPSSKCTDSTFQPCSSRALANHKEVVDSFRSIYGVNKNRGKGKAAAVGRYSEDVYYDGNPWYLATLAAAEQLYAAVYQWNKIGSITVDSVSLPFFSDLVPKVSKGTYRKNSKTYKAIIKAVTSYADGFVAVVQTYTPKDGSLAEQFDKSTGTPKSAVHLTWSYASFVGAAERRTGVVPPAWGESNANKVPAVCEAAPACDTTITFNVKNVDVTSDQKVYIVGGITQLSNWAPADGIALEESTSTKGLWTVKVKIPSDTSFEYKYIKKTSDGTVTWESDPNNSAATGSKCGSSSTINDEWR; encoded by the exons ATGTTTACTCAGATCTTGTATGGCCTCACGGCCTTATCTGCCCTCCAAGGTCAGGTCACTGCATCACCAGGCGGTTCCAGCCTTGATCGCTTCATTTCCAAAGAGGCCGACATCTCCATCAAGGGCGTGCTTGCCAATATTGGCGCCGATGGCAAGCGAGCCCAAGGCGCTGCACCTGGCGCCGTTGTAGCAAGTCCATCGAGAACAGATCCAGACT ACTGGTACACATGGACCCGAGACTCCGCCTTGACATACAAAGTCCTTGTTGAGCGCTTCATTCACGGAGACAAGTCTCTCCAGCGCAAGATCGACGAATATGTCTCTGCCCAAGCCAAGCTCCAGGGCGTCACCAACCCATCTGGCGGCCCCGAGTCAGGCGGCCTTGGGGAACCCAAGTTTCACGTCAACCTCACAGCTTTCACAGGATCCTGGGGTCGTCCTCAACGAGATGGCCCTCCTCTGAGAGCTACTGCATTGACGCTGTACGCCAACTGGCTTGTTTCTCACGGCGACCGCTCCAAGGCCGTCAACAAGGTTTGGCctgtcattgagaaggaTCTTGCATACACcgtcaagttctggaacAGAACCGGTTACGATCTTTGGGAGGAGGTTAACGGATCTTCGTTCTTCACCCTCTCTGCTTCACATCGTGCTCTGGTTGAGGGAGCTGCTCTTGctaagaagcttggcaagtCTTGCTCCGACTGCGCAACCAACGCCCCCCGTGTTCTCTGCTTCATGCAAAGCTTCTGGACCGGCAGCTACATCGACTCGAACATCAATGTCAACGATGGCCGCAAGGGTCTTGATGCCAACTCCATTCTGTCTTCTATTCACACCTTTGATCCTTCTTCGAAGTGCACAGACTCTACCTTccagccttgttcttcaaggGCTCTTGCGAACCACAAGGAAGTAGTGGACTCTTTCCGCTCCATCTATGGTGTCAACAAAAACAGAGGTAAAGGTaaagctgctgctgtcggTCGATACAGTGAGGATGTGTACTACGACGGTAACCCTTGGTACTTGGCTACTCTTGCTGCTGCCGAGCAACTGTACGCTGCTGTCTATCAATGGAACAAGATCGGTTCCATCACAGTTGATAGTGTGTCGCTCCCCTTTTTCAGTGACCTTGTACCAAAGGTTTCCAAGGGAACCTATcgcaagaacagcaagaCATACAAGGCTattatcaaggctgtcacTTCATACGCTGATGGCTTTGTCGCCGTTGTGCAGACCTATACTCCCAAAGATGGCTCCCTCGCAGAGCAGTTCGATAAGTCTACTGGAACTCCCAAGTCAGCTGTTCACCTAACCTGGTCCTACGCCTCCTTTGTCGGTGCTGCCGAGCGTCGTACTGGCGTCGTTCCTCCAGCTTGGGGCGAGAGCAACGCCAACAAGGTGCCTGCTGTTTGCGAAGCAGCTCCAGCCTGCGACACCACCATCACGTTCAATGTGAAGAACGTTGATGTCACGTCGGACCAGAAGGTTTACATTGTTGGCGGGATCACTCAACTTTCCAACTGGGCCCCTGCTGACGGCATTGCGCTTGAGGAATCCACGAGCACCAAGGGCTTGTGGACTGTGAAGGTCAAGATTCCATCTGATACCAGCTTTGAGTATAAGTATATAAAGAAGACGAGTGATGGAACTGTTACATGGGAGAGTGACCCCAATAACAGTGCGGCGACGGGCAGCAAGTGCGGAAGCAGCAGTACCATCAACGATGAGTGGAGGTAG
- a CDS encoding gluconate 5-dehydrogenase, whose amino-acid sequence MAPGVTELPDRDALTTRAVPSMILSDGSASSFTAPPSNRTAVDPSTGAKERFSVRGNFIVTGGTGTLGLASCDALLEHGLEGLAILDVNPAQAKEEVASLKARFPHVKIMTLKVDVTDEKAVQDTVEETVATLGSVDGLVCFVGVVGCVETLEMPVSQWRKIIDINTTGSFICAQAVARQMVKQGTGGSITFTSSISAHRVNYPQPQAAYNVSKAALLTLKNCLAAEWARYGIRTNSISPGYMDTILNEGDGISGHRKIWAERNPSGRMGAPCELTGAVVLLASSAGTYMNGTDIVVDGGAIVF is encoded by the coding sequence ATGGCACCTGGTGTTACAGAGCTTCCTGATAGGGACGCGCTCACTACGAGAGCAGTCCCCTCCATGATTCTCAGCGACGGCTCAGCGTCGTCTTTCACTGCACCACCAAGCAACAGAACCGCCGTTGATCCATCCACTGGAGCTAAAGAGCGATTTTCTGTGCGCGGCAATTTCATCGTTACTGGGGGTACAGGTACCCTTGGACTTGCTTCATGCGACGCTCTCTTGGAACATGGACTTGAAGGTCTCGCAATCCTCGATGTTAATCCAGCACAAGCCAAGGAGGAAGTCGCCTCTCTAAAAGCACGTTTTCCTCATGTAAAGATCATGACATTGAAGGTCGACGTTACAGATGAAAAGGCAGTACAAGACACCGTTGAAGAGACAGTGGCGACTCTCGGCTCCGTTGACGGTCTTGTCTGCTTTGTCGGGGTCGTTGGATGTGTCGAGACGTTGGAAATGCCTGTATCTCAATGGCGCAAAATTATTGACATCAACACGACTGGTTCGTTCATCTGTGCACAAGCTGTGGCCCGTCAGATGGTCAAGCAAGGCACTGGAGGATCAATCACCTTCACGTCTTCCATCTCCGCACACCGTGTCAACTATCCTCAACCCCAAGCGGCTTATAATGTCAGCAAAGCAGCCTTACTGACGCTCAAGAACTGTCTGGCTGCGGAGTGGGCTCGCTATGGCATTCGCACCAACAGTATCAGTCCGGGGTATATGGACACCATCTTGAATGAGGGCGACGGAATATCTGGGCATCGTAAGATTTGGGCGGAGAGGAATCCGAGTGGCCGTATGGGCGCTCCTTGCGAGTTGACGGGTGCGGTGGTGCTGTTGGCAAGCTCTGCGGGAACTTACATGAACGGAACGGATATTGTCGTAGACGGAGGGGCGATCGTATTCTAG